From the Musa acuminata AAA Group cultivar baxijiao chromosome BXJ3-7, Cavendish_Baxijiao_AAA, whole genome shotgun sequence genome, one window contains:
- the LOC135643517 gene encoding protein DETOXIFICATION 21-like, translating into MEGGARERLLGDEEEVEEGLGRRLWKENKKLWVVAGPSIFTRFSTFGVTVISQAFVGHIGSSELAAYAVVSTVLMRFANGILLGMASALETLCGQSYGAKQYHMLGIYLQRSWIVLCSCAFLLTPVFIFTTPLLKLIGQEESIAEMAGTVAHWFIPVFFSFVWGFTLQMYLQAQSKNVIITYLAVATLTLHIFLSWFMVTKLNLGLAGVMGSMILAMWIPVLGQLAFVFFGGCPETWTGFSFSAFLDLWAIVKLSLSSGVMLCLELWYNTILVLLTGYMKNAEVAIDALSICLNINGWEMMISVGFLSAAGVRVANELGAGSAKAAKFAIVNVVITSFVIGFVFFLFFLIFRGRLAYIFTDDAEVAGAVADLSPLLAFSILLNSIQPVISGVAIGAGWQGMVAFVNIGCYYLIGLPLGVVLGYAIDMHVKGIWIGMLIGTCIQTLVLIYITWRTDWDQQVLIAKDRLSKWYMDKSRNSNDARGSA; encoded by the exons ATGGAAGGTGGAGCGCGGGAGAGGCTTCTCGGCGACGAGGAGGAGGTCGAGGAGGGGCTGGGGCGGAGGCTGTGGAAGGAGAACAAGAAGCTGTGGGTGGTGGCGGGGCCGTCCATCTTCACCCGCTTCTCCACCTTCGGCGTCACGGTCATCAGCCAGGCGTTCGTCGGCCACATCGGCTCCTCCGAGCTCGCCGCCTACGCCGTCGTCTCCACCGTCCTCATGCGCTTCGCCAACGGCATCCTC CTTGGAATGGCAAGTGCATTGGAGACCCTCTGCGGGCAGTCTTACGGCGCAAAACAGTACCACATGCTGGGCATTTATCTGCAAAGATCTTGGATCGTCTTGTGCTCATGTGCCTTCTTGTTGACGCCCGTCTTCATTTTTACGACTCCGCTACTAAAGCTTATTGGCCAAGAGGAATCCATCGCAGAGATGGCTGGCACCGTGGCACATTGGTTCATTCCTGTCTTCTTCTCCTTTGTATGGGGATTCACACTTCAGATGTATCTCCAGGCGCAAAGCAAGAACGTCATCATCACATATTTGGCAGTCGCAACGCTCACTCTGCATATCTTCCTCTCATGGTTTATGGTTACGAAGCTTAACTTGGGACTTGCCGGCGTAATGGGCTCGATGATCCTTGCAATGTGGATTCCTGTACTGGGTCAGCTTGCATTTGTGTTTTTTGGAGGCTGCCCCGAAACTTGGACAGGTTTCTCTTTCAGTGCATTCTTGGACCTTTGGGCGATTGTTAAGCTCTCTCTATCCTCCGGCGTCATGCTTTG CTTGGAACTCTGGTACAACACCATCTTGGTCCTCCTCACAGGTTATATGAAGAATGCTGAGGTTGCCATAGATGCTCTTTCCATCTG CCTCAACATTAATGGATGGGAGATGATGATATCTGTTGGTTTCTTGTCAGCAGCAGG AGTTCGAGTGGCAAATGAACTGGGCGCAGGGAGTGCCAAAGCGGCAAAGTTCGCTATAGTCAATGTGGTCATCACATCATTTGTCATTGGATTTGTGTTCTTCCTGTTCTTTCTCATTTTCCGAGGTAGACTTGCTTATATATTCACCGATGATGCTGAAGTAGCTGGAGCAGTCGCTGACCTTTCTCCGCTGCTGGCCTTCTCCATTTTGCTGAACAGCATTCAACCTGTAATTTCAG GTGTTGCCATTGGTGCGGGCTGGCAAGGCATGGTGGCTTTTGTAAACATAGGATGCTACTACTTGATCGGCTTACCTTTGGGAGTTGTGCTtggttatgccattgatatgcatgTCAAG GGGATTTGGATTGGAATGTTGATTGGAACATGCATCCAAACTTTAGTGCTTATCTACATTACTTGGAGGACTGACTGGGATCAGCAG GTGCTAATTGCTAAAGATCGCCTCAGCAAATGGTACATGGACAAATCGAGGAATTCGAACGATGCTCGCGGATCTGCATGA